The genomic window GTCACGACGGCGACGCCGCGCGAGCACGAGAGCCGGGGCAGCCACGTGACGGTGCGGCACCCGCGGTTCCGCGAGGTCGTCGCGACGCTCTGGCAGGAGGGGGTGGTGCCGGACTTCCGCGGCCCCGACGCCCTGCGCATCGGCCTCTCGCCGCTCAGCACCACCTTCGACGAGGTGCGCGTCGGGGTGGCTGCGATCCGCGAGGCGCTGCAGCAGGGCTGACCCGCGCCGGGCTCAGCCTGCAGGCGCCGGCCCGGCGCTCTCGCGCACCACGAGCCGCGTCGGCACGATGCGGTCGCCCGACGGCTGCCGCCCCTCGAGCAACTCGAGCAGCACGCGCATCGAGCGGGCGCCGATCTCGCCGAAGTCCTGGTGGACGGTGGTGAGCGGCGGCCAGAACGAGCCCGACTCGTCGGTGTCGTCGAAGCCGACCACGCTGATCTCGCCCGGGATCGACCGGCCGCGCTCGTGCAGCGCGTGCATGACGCCGAGCGCCATCTGGTCGTTCGCGGCGACGACCGCGGTCACGTCGTCGCGGCTGGCGATCGCGTGGCCGAGCCGGTGGCCGGAGGCGGTCGTCCAGTCCCCCTTGAGCGGCGCCTCCGGCTCGAGGCCCGCGTCGCGCATCGTCGCGTGCCACGACGCCGACCGCCGGGTCGCCGAGTACGACGTGTCCGGACCGGCCACGTGCACGATGCGCGTGTGCCCGAGGTCGATCAGGTGCTGGGTCGCGAGGCGGGTGCCCTGCTCCTGGTCGGTG from Frigoribacterium sp. PvP032 includes these protein-coding regions:
- a CDS encoding LacI family DNA-binding transcriptional regulator, yielding MTPPPSEIKSAPRRAARTRTVSMADVAARAGVSSQTVSRVSNGAQNVEDGTRQKVLDAMAALDYRPNSAARALKTGRFRSVGVIMFTLSTLGNMRTLDAIVTAASGAGYTITLMPVAQPTEGEVAGAFSRLQEEAVDGVVIIIEAHMLDRADVIIPSGLPVVIIDSDAGEPFVVVDTDQEQGTRLATQHLIDLGHTRIVHVAGPDTSYSATRRSASWHATMRDAGLEPEAPLKGDWTTASGHRLGHAIASRDDVTAVVAANDQMALGVMHALHERGRSIPGEISVVGFDDTDESGSFWPPLTTVHQDFGEIGARSMRVLLELLEGRQPSGDRIVPTRLVVRESAGPAPAG